A region of Paenibacillus thiaminolyticus DNA encodes the following proteins:
- a CDS encoding chitosanase has product MTNAKPAKKMTKLLVVLLSFSFLVSLSGISALLPTKAYAANSHDENFSPETLKFLRANTGLDGEQWDNIMKLINKPEQDSLDWTKYYGYCEDIGDNRGYTIGIFGATTGGSNDKHPDGPALFKEFDAASGAANPSVEGGLARIGVNGSMNGSILKIKDSEKVFCGKINKLQNNDAWREAIWQTFYKVYIKYSVQQARQRGFNSALTIGSFVDTALNQGATGGSGTLEGVLSRSGKSSDEKTFMKKFYAERTKIVDTNDYNQPPNGKNRVKQWSQLWDMGKADLKNADDAIIKVTSWKMK; this is encoded by the coding sequence ATGACAAATGCTAAACCAGCCAAAAAAATGACAAAACTATTGGTCGTTCTGCTCTCATTTTCTTTTCTTGTTTCCTTGTCCGGAATAAGTGCTCTGCTTCCAACGAAAGCTTATGCCGCAAACTCTCACGACGAAAACTTTTCACCGGAGACGCTTAAGTTCCTTCGTGCCAATACGGGGCTTGATGGCGAGCAGTGGGACAATATTATGAAGCTCATCAACAAACCTGAGCAGGACTCGCTCGATTGGACCAAGTACTATGGTTATTGTGAGGACATTGGCGATAACCGCGGCTATACGATCGGCATATTCGGAGCCACTACAGGGGGATCCAACGACAAACATCCGGATGGCCCGGCTTTGTTCAAGGAATTCGATGCTGCCAGCGGAGCGGCCAATCCTTCGGTGGAAGGCGGTCTGGCACGCATTGGCGTTAACGGGTCGATGAACGGTTCGATTTTAAAAATAAAGGATAGCGAAAAAGTGTTTTGCGGCAAAATCAATAAATTGCAAAACAATGACGCATGGAGAGAGGCAATCTGGCAAACCTTCTACAAAGTTTACATCAAATACAGCGTCCAACAAGCGCGTCAACGCGGCTTCAATTCCGCTCTGACCATCGGTTCCTTTGTCGATACGGCATTGAATCAGGGCGCTACAGGCGGTTCCGGAACGCTTGAAGGCGTTTTGTCCCGCTCAGGCAAAAGTAGCGACGAGAAGACATTTATGAAGAAATTTTATGCCGAGCGCACAAAAATCGTAGACACCAATGACTACAATCAGCCGCCAAATGGGAAGAACCGCGTGAAGCAATGGAGCCAGCTGTGGGATATGGGGAAGGCGGATCTCAAGAACGCCGACGACGCGATTATTAAAGTCACTAGTTGGAAAATGAAGTGA
- a CDS encoding SDR family oxidoreductase, with protein MKPLNGKVAVVAGATRGAGRGIAIELGAAGATVYVTGRTTRSQRSEYNRPETIEETAELVSKAGGRGIAVQVDHLDPDQVRALIARIEDEQGRLDILVNDVWGGEYLTQWNVPVWEHSLERGLRMLQLAVDTHLITSHFALPLLIRNKNGLVIEVTDGTAEYNEKNYRLSLFYDLAKTSIIRMAQSLAHELSPYQCTAVAVTPGWMRSEIMLDHYGVTEENWRDAAVKEPHFIISESPRFVGRAVAALAGDPEAARWNGQSVSSGQLAQEYGFYDLDGSQPDCWRYLVEVQDAGRPANASGYR; from the coding sequence ATGAAACCTCTAAATGGAAAAGTGGCTGTGGTGGCAGGGGCAACACGCGGCGCCGGTCGAGGAATTGCTATCGAATTAGGAGCGGCCGGGGCTACGGTTTATGTGACAGGACGAACGACACGATCTCAACGCTCTGAGTACAATCGCCCTGAAACGATCGAAGAAACCGCTGAGCTAGTAAGTAAGGCGGGGGGCCGAGGAATTGCGGTTCAGGTGGATCATCTGGATCCCGATCAGGTTCGGGCACTAATCGCCCGCATTGAGGATGAACAGGGGAGGCTGGACATCCTGGTCAACGATGTGTGGGGTGGAGAATATTTGACACAGTGGAATGTGCCCGTGTGGGAGCACTCCCTGGAACGCGGGCTTCGCATGCTCCAGCTTGCGGTTGATACGCATTTGATTACAAGCCACTTTGCACTGCCTCTGTTAATCCGCAATAAGAATGGGCTGGTTATTGAGGTAACGGACGGCACGGCAGAATACAACGAGAAAAACTACCGTTTATCCCTGTTCTACGATCTGGCCAAAACGTCGATCATTCGTATGGCTCAGTCTTTAGCCCATGAGCTTTCACCCTATCAATGCACCGCAGTAGCAGTCACTCCGGGCTGGATGCGTTCTGAAATCATGCTTGATCACTATGGTGTTACAGAAGAAAACTGGCGTGACGCCGCGGTGAAGGAGCCTCATTTCATCATCTCGGAATCGCCCCGCTTTGTAGGTCGTGCCGTTGCCGCGCTGGCTGGAGATCCGGAAGCTGCCCGATGGAACGGTCAGTCTGTGTCAAGCGGCCAGCTCGCACAAGAGTATGGTTTTTATGATCTTGACGGCTCACAGCCTGACTGCTGGAGGTATCTCGTCGAAGTGCAAGATGCGGGCCGACCAGCTAATGCTTCCGGTTACCGTTAA
- a CDS encoding RDD family protein, translating to MAETNNVPGDEDWTNTAHPEQFYEKDGGSFMHAGFWKRFFANLIDSFIMFILARLIVLILALLITSLMFETIFIPLITTFEHRTMEILVGIFSLTIVWGSVLCVVWLFYAIMESSRFQGTLGKLALGIAVVDERFEKVSFGRASARYWSKCVSVVTLYIGFLMAGFTEKKQALHDKIANTYVVNKNRALLRVKSRKMVLARPADISQ from the coding sequence ATGGCGGAAACGAATAATGTGCCAGGAGATGAGGACTGGACGAATACGGCGCACCCCGAACAATTTTATGAAAAAGACGGAGGTTCTTTCATGCACGCAGGTTTTTGGAAACGATTTTTTGCAAATCTTATTGATAGCTTCATTATGTTTATTCTTGCTCGTCTTATTGTACTGATACTTGCCCTTCTCATAACATCATTAATGTTTGAGACTATTTTTATTCCACTTATAACTACGTTTGAACACAGAACGATGGAAATTTTAGTTGGCATTTTCTCTCTGACAATAGTCTGGGGAAGCGTGCTATGCGTCGTCTGGCTGTTTTACGCCATCATGGAATCCTCTCGCTTCCAAGGAACCCTCGGGAAGCTGGCCTTGGGAATTGCCGTAGTAGATGAACGCTTTGAGAAGGTGTCCTTCGGCCGGGCAAGCGCCAGGTATTGGAGCAAGTGCGTCTCGGTCGTGACGCTCTATATCGGATTTCTCATGGCGGGGTTTACGGAGAAGAAGCAAGCGCTTCATGATAAGATTGCCAATACCTATGTAGTCAACAAAAATAGAGCTCTACTGAGGGTCAAGAGCCGTAAGATGGTCTTGGCTCGGCCTGCTGACATATCGCAATAA
- a CDS encoding DUF6155 family protein has product MMYICQIELNDITPKIWRQFQFHADVTFDQLHNIIQTVMGWENYHLYEFRLGSTRISLPDPNLPDEGRQLNARKETVEQHVNREKTAFSYLYDFGDGWEHTITVMSIQTEECLLPLCLEGERSCPPEDVGGVPGYCHMAEALSDPRHDQHAMFKDWLTEGYDPEHFSCDEVNVELREQGSKLVPQSRRKQPVKLTKAGLNKHLKQLSREELMELVKDGYGASKDMQRFLAARLIGKEAVESLFHEYRDKIKQEFFPERGHAKLRLQEAKNAIAEFKKLTGSVKHTLELKLVYVELSVLFSNTYGDIDARFYDQLMSMYEDVIDILNEHETAELFHEYKERIEAAAWNAAGFGWGVHEVMMDLYDDIRWK; this is encoded by the coding sequence ATGATGTACATATGCCAGATTGAATTAAATGACATCACCCCGAAAATATGGCGTCAGTTTCAGTTTCATGCAGACGTCACGTTTGACCAGTTGCACAATATCATTCAAACTGTCATGGGCTGGGAAAATTATCATTTGTATGAGTTCCGGCTCGGTTCAACACGCATCAGCCTGCCGGACCCGAATTTACCGGATGAAGGAAGACAGCTCAATGCGCGAAAAGAGACGGTCGAACAGCATGTGAATCGGGAGAAGACGGCTTTTTCCTATTTGTATGATTTCGGCGACGGATGGGAACATACGATTACGGTGATGAGCATACAGACAGAGGAGTGCTTGCTCCCGCTCTGTCTGGAAGGAGAGCGCAGCTGTCCGCCGGAAGATGTGGGCGGTGTGCCGGGTTATTGTCATATGGCGGAGGCATTGTCAGACCCCAGACATGATCAGCATGCTATGTTCAAGGACTGGTTGACGGAAGGATACGATCCTGAGCATTTTTCCTGTGATGAGGTGAATGTGGAGTTGCGGGAGCAGGGCAGCAAGCTGGTTCCCCAATCACGCCGGAAGCAGCCGGTGAAGCTTACGAAGGCCGGCTTGAACAAGCATTTGAAGCAGTTGAGCCGGGAAGAGCTGATGGAGCTGGTAAAGGACGGCTATGGCGCGAGCAAAGATATGCAGCGTTTTCTCGCTGCCCGGTTGATCGGAAAAGAGGCGGTGGAGTCGCTTTTTCACGAATATCGGGATAAGATCAAGCAGGAGTTTTTCCCTGAACGCGGTCACGCGAAGCTGCGGCTTCAAGAAGCTAAGAACGCGATTGCCGAGTTCAAGAAATTGACCGGCAGCGTCAAGCATACGCTGGAGTTGAAGCTCGTCTATGTGGAACTATCCGTCTTGTTCTCGAATACGTATGGTGATATCGATGCACGGTTCTATGACCAGCTGATGTCGATGTATGAAGATGTCATCGATATCTTGAATGAACATGAGACCGCCGAGCTGTTCCATGAATATAAGGAGCGGATAGAGGCCGCGGCATGGAACGCAGCGGGCTTCGGCTGGGGCGTTCATGAAGTGATGATGGATCTGTATGACGACATAAGATGGAAATAA
- a CDS encoding DeoR/GlpR family DNA-binding transcription regulator produces the protein MFPAERKSKILEYLRKKQRATVKELSSLVGVSEATLRSDLQLMEEEGLLQRTHGGAMIAEEMQTDIAFAVREKRNNEEKSAIGSTAAMLPQDGQCILLDASSTALEMAKALKSRQIRLTVVTNGIYAALELKENPNFTVIVVGGVIRAGSVGLEGMLGSSVLNQIHIDTMYASAHGFTLEDGMMDFNVYEVDLKRAMVQASSQVVGLLDHTKLGKRSISSFASARDVEMIITDSDAPQSFIDQLQQRKIKVDIAPPAIYMN, from the coding sequence ATGTTTCCTGCGGAAAGAAAAAGCAAAATTTTAGAATACCTGAGAAAGAAGCAACGCGCTACGGTGAAGGAATTGTCGAGCCTCGTTGGCGTGTCGGAGGCAACGCTGCGAAGTGATCTTCAACTAATGGAAGAGGAAGGCTTGCTGCAACGCACCCATGGCGGCGCCATGATTGCAGAAGAAATGCAGACTGACATCGCCTTCGCCGTACGAGAGAAGCGAAATAACGAAGAAAAATCGGCCATCGGAAGCACAGCGGCCATGCTGCCGCAAGACGGTCAGTGTATTTTGCTCGATGCAAGTTCTACTGCGCTGGAGATGGCCAAAGCTCTCAAAAGCAGGCAGATCCGCCTTACTGTCGTAACCAATGGAATTTATGCGGCTCTCGAACTGAAAGAAAATCCGAATTTCACGGTTATTGTAGTTGGCGGTGTCATCCGGGCCGGTTCCGTTGGTCTGGAAGGCATGTTGGGGAGTTCCGTTTTAAATCAGATCCATATTGATACCATGTATGCTTCCGCTCACGGGTTTACATTGGAAGATGGAATGATGGATTTCAACGTCTATGAAGTTGACCTGAAGCGGGCCATGGTACAGGCTTCCTCTCAAGTCGTCGGGCTTCTGGATCACACGAAGCTTGGGAAGCGCTCGATATCTTCATTCGCAAGCGCCCGGGACGTTGAAATGATTATCACGGATTCCGACGCGCCGCAAAGCTTTATCGATCAATTACAGCAGCGCAAAATAAAAGTAGACATCGCTCCGCCGGCTATATATATGAACTAA
- a CDS encoding ABC transporter substrate-binding protein, whose translation MLRMMGLWLLVLVLFMSAACSSAGDNAGTTTDKPPEAGQRPSGTEFSWKQFEGHEIQVMLNQHPYAEAIIQRLSEFEAKTGITVKYSVTPEENYFDKLTTALNSRNGNPDVFMTGSYQLWEYAPADYVQPLDEYVEDKELTDPDYDLDDIYKGILDGVRWDRKPGHPVGTGSLWALPLGFEASVLLYNKKALAHQNVKPPATFDELIDTASQLNGWNGEGSYGIAVRGTRSWATIHPGYMTAFSLNGAQDFAVESGKLVSRLDSPESIEVTKKFAELVNKAGPKDWTNYTWYQVSTDIGAGKAAMAFDADIFGIFQGQEGASAESGNIAFAPPPAMKIGQDVGSNEWIWSIAMNSSSKRKEAAWLFMQYFSGKEHTLWGATQASVVNPVRQSVWDNPEFIDRLSIFEGYEDTFKTIIDHTSIKFTPQPEFFNTTTEWAAALQDIVTGQAPAEERMKKLAEDINKRVARIRTAE comes from the coding sequence ATGTTAAGAATGATGGGGCTCTGGTTGTTGGTGCTTGTCTTGTTCATGTCTGCCGCATGCTCTTCGGCGGGAGATAACGCAGGAACCACGACGGACAAGCCCCCTGAGGCCGGGCAGCGACCCTCTGGCACAGAGTTCAGTTGGAAGCAATTCGAAGGCCATGAGATTCAAGTGATGCTGAACCAGCATCCGTACGCCGAAGCGATCATACAGAGACTATCTGAATTTGAAGCCAAGACGGGCATCACCGTGAAGTATTCCGTTACGCCGGAGGAGAACTATTTCGACAAGCTCACGACGGCATTGAATTCCCGCAACGGCAACCCGGATGTCTTCATGACGGGATCCTACCAATTGTGGGAATACGCTCCGGCCGATTATGTTCAGCCCCTGGATGAATATGTGGAAGATAAGGAACTGACGGACCCGGACTACGATCTCGATGATATCTACAAGGGAATATTGGATGGCGTCCGCTGGGACCGGAAGCCGGGGCATCCTGTCGGAACAGGCAGCTTGTGGGCGCTGCCGCTCGGGTTCGAAGCGAGTGTTCTGCTGTATAACAAGAAAGCGCTTGCTCATCAAAATGTGAAGCCGCCCGCAACATTCGATGAATTGATCGACACCGCCTCGCAATTGAACGGTTGGAACGGAGAAGGCTCATATGGCATCGCTGTCCGGGGAACACGGTCCTGGGCCACGATTCATCCCGGCTATATGACCGCATTCAGCCTGAACGGCGCGCAAGACTTCGCGGTTGAATCCGGGAAGCTGGTGTCCAGGCTGGACAGTCCCGAATCGATTGAGGTAACGAAGAAATTTGCGGAATTGGTGAACAAAGCCGGGCCAAAGGATTGGACGAACTATACATGGTATCAAGTGTCCACCGATATCGGGGCGGGGAAAGCAGCCATGGCATTTGACGCGGATATTTTCGGTATATTCCAGGGCCAGGAAGGCGCATCCGCGGAATCAGGCAATATCGCGTTCGCCCCGCCGCCCGCCATGAAGATCGGGCAGGATGTGGGGTCGAATGAATGGATCTGGTCCATTGCCATGAACAGTTCCTCGAAGCGGAAGGAGGCGGCATGGCTCTTCATGCAGTATTTCTCCGGCAAAGAACATACACTGTGGGGCGCGACCCAGGCGAGCGTCGTCAATCCGGTCCGTCAATCCGTATGGGATAATCCGGAATTCATTGATCGTCTTTCTATATTCGAAGGTTATGAGGACACGTTCAAGACCATTATTGATCACACATCGATTAAATTTACGCCGCAACCGGAATTTTTCAACACGACGACCGAATGGGCGGCTGCGCTTCAGGATATCGTCACGGGGCAAGCGCCGGCGGAAGAGCGGATGAAGAAGCTGGCTGAAGACATCAATAAGCGCGTAGCGAGGATTCGAACGGCAGAGTAA
- a CDS encoding carbohydrate ABC transporter permease, with amino-acid sequence MSSVDKYREAPAVPHADSAERNNAADAINVPWRRKARPYLILAPALLLTIGILIPFFTSVYYSLTNYSFKYPDASFVGLENWTRMFRDPSFWHSVSVTGQYAFFATAIEMLLGLAIALMLNRDNMLSRALRMVLIFPLMIAPVVATLIWQLMTNSSVGVISRWLRAIGVTDFLWGADPATAMFSVVLIDVWVYTPFVIILVLAGLRSLPKAPFESAMIDGGSAWFTFKTLTLPMIKPLLFIALLFRMMISLQEFSIIFALTRGGPGDTLMTLPLAAYNEAFIYKEMGSSLPYMVILWIFVYVASHYMIRYWSRAQQRASGN; translated from the coding sequence ATGAGCTCGGTCGACAAGTATCGGGAGGCCCCTGCGGTGCCGCATGCCGATTCGGCAGAACGCAACAACGCTGCCGATGCGATCAACGTACCATGGAGAAGAAAGGCGCGCCCGTATCTCATTCTGGCGCCGGCGCTGCTTCTGACCATCGGCATACTCATCCCTTTTTTTACTTCCGTGTATTATTCGCTGACGAATTATTCTTTTAAATACCCGGATGCTTCCTTCGTAGGATTGGAGAACTGGACGAGAATGTTCCGTGATCCGTCGTTCTGGCACAGCGTATCGGTGACCGGGCAGTATGCGTTTTTTGCCACCGCGATTGAAATGCTTCTTGGACTGGCGATTGCGCTGATGTTGAATCGGGACAATATGTTGTCGCGGGCGTTGCGGATGGTTCTTATCTTCCCGTTAATGATTGCGCCGGTCGTGGCCACGCTCATCTGGCAGCTGATGACGAACTCTTCCGTAGGCGTGATCAGCCGCTGGCTCCGTGCCATTGGAGTGACCGATTTTTTGTGGGGGGCCGATCCGGCTACAGCCATGTTCTCTGTCGTCTTGATTGACGTATGGGTATATACGCCGTTCGTTATCATTCTCGTATTGGCAGGTCTTCGTTCCTTGCCCAAGGCGCCATTTGAGTCAGCGATGATAGACGGAGGTTCAGCGTGGTTCACCTTCAAGACATTGACATTGCCGATGATTAAGCCACTGCTCTTCATTGCGCTGTTGTTCCGCATGATGATATCGCTTCAGGAGTTCTCGATTATTTTCGCCTTAACCCGAGGCGGACCCGGCGATACGCTCATGACGCTGCCGCTTGCGGCTTACAATGAAGCGTTTATCTATAAGGAAATGGGGAGTTCCCTGCCTTATATGGTGATTCTATGGATCTTCGTCTATGTGGCGAGCCATTACATGATCCGTTATTGGAGCCGCGCGCAGCAACGGGCCTCTGGCAATTAG
- a CDS encoding carbohydrate ABC transporter permease — protein MVVTNKLTSLLKNVALVLYAAFALFPLLWMLLISFKFDREMYDTVFVFTPTLENYRMLFSTGEYLGYFVNNVIVSVGAVLLSIAVGVPAAYALARFDFRGKENLAFTFLSFRFAPELLVILPLFLIYQKIGLYDSYFGLIWVYQLISLPFIIWILRGYFEDISPEIEHAGRVDGYSWGHVFMKIMMPLVKPGMVAAGLLSFIFVWNNFTFALLLAGQGIVTSTVASLKYISSDTVHYGQMAAAVTLSALPEVILALLIQKHLVRGLSMGAVKG, from the coding sequence ATGGTAGTAACAAATAAACTGACAAGCTTGTTGAAAAATGTAGCGCTCGTTCTCTATGCGGCATTTGCCCTGTTCCCCTTGTTGTGGATGCTGCTGATCTCGTTCAAGTTCGATCGGGAAATGTACGATACCGTCTTCGTGTTTACGCCCACATTGGAAAATTACCGGATGCTTTTTTCAACGGGGGAGTACCTGGGTTACTTCGTGAATAACGTAATCGTCAGCGTAGGGGCGGTGCTGCTGTCCATCGCCGTCGGCGTACCGGCGGCATACGCTCTGGCGCGATTCGATTTCAGAGGCAAGGAGAATTTGGCTTTCACTTTTTTGTCCTTCCGCTTCGCGCCTGAACTGTTGGTCATTCTGCCGCTGTTCCTTATTTATCAGAAAATAGGACTGTATGATTCGTATTTCGGATTGATATGGGTGTATCAACTCATCTCGCTTCCGTTCATCATCTGGATTCTCAGAGGGTATTTCGAGGATATCTCGCCCGAGATCGAGCATGCGGGGAGAGTGGACGGGTATTCTTGGGGGCATGTGTTCATGAAGATCATGATGCCGCTAGTCAAGCCGGGGATGGTAGCTGCTGGACTCCTGTCATTCATTTTTGTCTGGAATAACTTCACATTCGCGTTGCTTCTCGCGGGCCAAGGAATCGTCACTTCGACGGTCGCTTCATTAAAGTATATTTCTTCGGATACGGTTCACTACGGACAAATGGCGGCCGCCGTTACCTTGTCCGCATTGCCTGAGGTGATTCTGGCGCTGCTCATTCAGAAGCATCTGGTTCGCGGGTTGAGCATGGGAGCCGTCAAGGGATAG
- a CDS encoding ABC transporter ATP-binding protein, which yields MADISLANITMNYKGKAALNNVSLEVKDKEFFVVFGPAGAGKTTLLNVIAGIVLPSEGVVRMNGNVINAMEPEERNVAMVFENYALYPHLTVFDNMASPLRSPTYREPDSVILEEVRRVARILRIDGLLERLPSELSNGQQQRVSLGRALVRKPEVFLMDEPLTHLDAKLRHQMRAEFKEMQQSLNTTTIYVTHDYLEALSLGDRIAVIHQGRIEQVGKPDDIYYRPATEYVAEAFGEPEINLFDADIIRRPEAAYLNLLGDSGHFSVPGDVLERIDQAGCPAVRVGFRPRDISYSFEEDPEGSLEARIYSFEPLGAKAILTVERNGRQIRLTAPADLECSMDEPIYLTFNTAEALFFDSSTRRFLGRSGEKGDRKDGGAHH from the coding sequence ATGGCGGATATTTCACTAGCAAATATTACGATGAATTATAAAGGGAAGGCGGCTTTGAACAATGTATCGCTTGAGGTGAAGGATAAAGAGTTCTTTGTCGTATTCGGCCCGGCCGGAGCAGGCAAGACGACATTATTAAATGTGATCGCCGGGATTGTCTTGCCGAGCGAAGGGGTGGTCCGCATGAACGGCAACGTTATTAATGCGATGGAGCCGGAAGAACGCAATGTAGCCATGGTATTCGAGAACTATGCATTGTATCCGCACTTGACGGTGTTCGATAATATGGCTTCTCCCTTGCGCAGCCCCACATACCGCGAGCCGGATAGCGTCATCCTGGAGGAGGTTCGGCGCGTGGCGCGTATTCTGCGCATCGACGGGCTGCTGGAGAGGCTTCCGTCGGAGCTGTCGAACGGTCAACAGCAGCGGGTGTCGTTGGGACGGGCCCTGGTAAGGAAGCCGGAGGTGTTCTTGATGGACGAGCCGTTGACGCATCTGGACGCCAAGCTGCGCCATCAGATGCGGGCCGAGTTCAAGGAGATGCAGCAAAGCTTGAATACAACCACCATTTACGTAACGCATGACTATCTCGAAGCGCTTAGTCTGGGCGATCGGATAGCGGTCATTCATCAGGGCCGAATCGAACAAGTCGGCAAGCCTGATGATATCTATTACCGGCCGGCCACGGAATATGTAGCGGAGGCATTCGGCGAGCCGGAGATCAATCTGTTCGATGCGGATATTATACGGAGACCCGAAGCTGCTTATCTGAATCTCCTGGGGGACAGCGGCCACTTCTCCGTTCCGGGTGACGTGTTAGAGCGGATAGATCAGGCGGGTTGCCCGGCTGTCCGCGTAGGCTTCCGCCCCAGAGATATCTCCTATTCCTTCGAAGAAGATCCGGAAGGATCGCTTGAAGCCCGAATCTACAGCTTCGAACCTCTAGGTGCCAAGGCGATACTCACCGTGGAACGGAACGGCCGGCAGATTCGACTGACAGCCCCGGCGGATCTGGAATGTTCGATGGATGAGCCGATCTATCTGACATTCAACACAGCGGAGGCTCTGTTCTTCGATTCCAGTACGAGACGCTTCCTGGGACGCTCTGGCGAGAAAGGGGACCGTAAGGATGGCGGAGCTCATCATTAA
- a CDS encoding ABC transporter ATP-binding protein, translating into MAELIIKDLCKAYTKNKKQVHAVRALNLICRDGEFIALLGPSGCGKSTTLRMIAGLENISSGDIMIGGKSVSRLHPSRRNVGLAFENYALYPPLTIYENIAFNLRARKIPDSQIKQEVSQIAELLHITELLPMKPSALSGGQKQRVNIARAIVRRPGVLLLDEPLSHLDGKMRQTMRTEIKRLHTEMKTTSIIVTHDQSEAMALADRIAIINEGVLQQYGTPLEVYNHPVNEFVAGFIGEPPMNLFHVKTVQSQDRLQFQIEDSELVFPVPDKYIQRVRASETYRLGIRPTDIYPVDGNSPCTLSARVSIFEHLGEENRIHIRIHEQLLSLITMQDTVYRPGDEIRLLFREDRMHLFDPQSGNRI; encoded by the coding sequence ATGGCGGAGCTCATCATTAAAGATTTGTGCAAGGCGTACACCAAAAATAAAAAGCAGGTGCACGCGGTCCGAGCGCTCAATCTCATCTGCCGCGACGGAGAATTTATTGCCCTCCTCGGTCCGTCAGGCTGCGGCAAATCAACGACATTACGTATGATTGCAGGCTTGGAGAACATCTCGTCGGGGGACATTATGATCGGAGGCAAGTCGGTCAGCCGACTGCATCCAAGCAGGCGCAATGTCGGTCTGGCGTTCGAAAATTATGCGTTATATCCGCCATTGACCATTTACGAGAATATTGCCTTTAATCTGCGGGCCCGCAAAATACCGGATAGTCAAATCAAGCAGGAGGTTAGCCAGATCGCGGAGCTGCTCCATATTACGGAGCTCCTGCCCATGAAGCCATCCGCATTATCCGGCGGCCAGAAGCAGCGGGTCAATATCGCCAGGGCCATCGTCAGACGTCCCGGAGTACTGCTGCTGGACGAGCCATTATCTCATCTCGACGGCAAGATGCGTCAGACGATGCGGACGGAAATCAAGCGGCTGCATACCGAAATGAAGACAACGAGCATCATTGTCACTCACGATCAGTCGGAGGCGATGGCCTTGGCTGATCGGATCGCCATTATTAATGAGGGCGTGCTTCAGCAGTACGGCACCCCGCTGGAAGTATACAACCACCCCGTCAACGAATTTGTTGCCGGATTTATCGGGGAGCCGCCGATGAACTTGTTCCATGTGAAGACGGTGCAGTCGCAGGATAGGCTTCAATTCCAGATCGAAGATTCGGAGCTGGTCTTTCCTGTTCCTGACAAGTACATCCAGCGGGTGAGAGCGTCCGAGACCTATCGCCTCGGTATTCGTCCGACAGATATCTACCCGGTTGACGGGAACTCTCCTTGCACGTTGTCAGCCCGTGTAAGCATCTTCGAGCATCTGGGCGAGGAGAACCGCATTCATATCCGCATTCACGAGCAACTGCTCAGTCTGATTACCATGCAGGATACCGTGTACCGGCCAGGGGACGAGATCCGGCTGTTATTCCGGGAGGATCGCATGCATCTGTTCGATCCGCAATCGGGTAACCGGATCTGA